A DNA window from Comamonas sp. 26 contains the following coding sequences:
- the rpsK gene encoding 30S ribosomal protein S11, translating into MAKSPANNAAARVRKKVRKNISDGIAHVHASFNNTIITITDRQGNALSWASSGGQGFKGSRKSTPFAAQVASEVAGRAAIEQGIKNLEVEIKGPGPGRESSVRALGALGIRITSISDVTPVPHNGCRPQKRRRI; encoded by the coding sequence ATGGCTAAGTCTCCCGCAAATAACGCAGCTGCTCGCGTTCGCAAAAAAGTCCGCAAGAATATTTCTGACGGCATTGCACACGTGCACGCTTCGTTCAACAACACGATCATCACAATCACCGACCGTCAAGGCAACGCTCTGTCGTGGGCTTCGTCGGGTGGCCAAGGTTTCAAGGGTTCGCGTAAGTCGACTCCCTTTGCAGCTCAGGTCGCTTCGGAAGTGGCTGGTCGTGCTGCTATCGAACAGGGCATCAAGAACCTGGAAGTCGAAATCAAGGGTCCCGGTCCAGGCCGTGAATCCTCGGTTCGCGCCCTAGGTGCTCTGGGCATCCGTATCACTTCCATTTCGGACGTGACACCGGTTCCCCACAACGGCTGCCGCCCTCAAAAGCGTCGTCGTATCTAA
- the rpsD gene encoding 30S ribosomal protein S4, producing MARYIGPKAKLSRREGTDLFLKSARRSIADKAKFDTKPGQHGRTSGQRTSDYGLQLREKQKVKRMYGVLEKQFRRYFETADRKRGNTGANLLSLLECRLDNVVYRMGFGSTRAEARQLVSHKAITVNGQSVNIPSFSVKEGDVVALREQSKKQARVVEALQLAAQVGFPAWVEVSADKAEGTFKKSPDRDEFAADINESLIVELYSR from the coding sequence GTGGCACGCTATATTGGCCCTAAGGCTAAACTCTCCCGCCGCGAAGGCACTGATCTGTTCCTGAAGAGCGCACGTCGCTCCATCGCTGACAAGGCTAAGTTTGACACCAAGCCTGGTCAGCATGGACGCACTTCCGGTCAACGCACTTCCGACTACGGTCTGCAACTGCGTGAAAAGCAGAAGGTCAAGCGCATGTACGGCGTGCTGGAGAAGCAATTCCGCCGCTACTTTGAAACAGCTGATCGCAAGCGTGGCAACACTGGTGCCAACCTGCTGTCGCTGCTGGAATGCCGTCTGGACAACGTCGTGTACCGCATGGGCTTCGGCTCCACTCGCGCTGAAGCACGTCAGCTGGTTTCGCACAAGGCTATCACCGTGAACGGCCAGTCCGTGAACATTCCTTCTTTCTCCGTGAAGGAAGGCGACGTGGTTGCTCTGCGTGAACAGTCCAAGAAGCAAGCTCGTGTTGTCGAAGCTCTGCAACTGGCTGCTCAAGTGGGCTTCCCCGCATGGGTTGAAGTGTCTGCTGACAAGGCAGAAGGTACTTTCAAGAAGTCTCCTGACCGCGATGAATTCGCAGCTGACATCAACGAATCTCTGATCGTTGAGTTGTACTCGCGTTAA
- the rpoA gene encoding DNA-directed RNA polymerase subunit alpha has translation MQTNLLKPKTINVEQLGHNRAKVVLEPFERGYGHTLGNALRRVLLSSMVGYAATEVTIAGVLHEYSSIDGVQEDVTNILLNLKGVVFKLHNRDEVTLSLRKDGEGVVTARDIQTPHDVEIVNPDHVIAHLSQGGKLDMQIKVEKGRGYVPGNVRRYGDESTKSIGRIVLDASFSPVKRVSYAVESARVEQRTDLDKLVLEIETNGAITAEDAVRASAKILVEQLAVFAQLDGGDIASVFDAPAGGRGAATSFDPILLRPVDELELTVRSANCLKAENIYYIGDLIQRTENELLKTPNLGRKSLNEIKEVLASRGLTLGMKLENWPPAGLEKR, from the coding sequence ATGCAAACGAATTTGCTGAAGCCCAAGACAATTAATGTCGAACAACTTGGTCACAACCGTGCCAAGGTGGTTCTGGAGCCGTTTGAGCGTGGCTACGGTCATACGCTGGGCAACGCCCTGCGCCGTGTTCTGCTCTCCTCCATGGTGGGTTACGCAGCGACTGAAGTGACGATTGCTGGAGTGCTGCATGAGTACTCTTCCATCGATGGCGTCCAGGAAGATGTAACCAACATCCTGCTGAATCTCAAGGGTGTGGTGTTCAAGCTGCACAACCGTGACGAAGTCACCTTGAGCCTGCGCAAGGATGGTGAAGGTGTTGTTACTGCACGTGACATCCAGACACCCCACGACGTAGAAATCGTCAACCCTGATCACGTGATCGCTCACCTGTCGCAAGGTGGTAAGCTGGACATGCAGATCAAGGTTGAAAAGGGCCGTGGCTATGTGCCCGGCAACGTGCGCCGCTACGGTGACGAATCGACTAAGTCGATCGGCCGTATCGTGCTCGACGCTTCGTTCTCGCCCGTCAAGCGCGTGAGCTATGCTGTCGAATCCGCACGTGTGGAACAGCGTACCGATCTGGACAAGCTGGTTCTGGAAATCGAAACCAACGGTGCTATCACCGCTGAAGATGCAGTGCGCGCATCCGCCAAGATCTTGGTGGAACAACTGGCTGTGTTCGCGCAGCTGGACGGTGGCGATATCGCCAGCGTGTTTGACGCTCCTGCCGGTGGTCGTGGCGCTGCTACGTCCTTCGATCCAATCTTGTTGCGTCCTGTGGATGAGCTCGAACTCACCGTTCGTTCTGCTAACTGCCTGAAGGCAGAAAACATCTACTACATCGGCGACCTGATTCAGCGTACCGAAAACGAGCTGCTGAAGACTCCTAACCTGGGTCGTAAGTCGCTCAACGAGATCAAGGAAGTCCTGGCTTCCCGCGGTCTGACTCTGGGCATGAAGCTTGAAAACTGGCCACCGGCTGGCTTGGAAAAGCGTTAA
- the rplQ gene encoding 50S ribosomal protein L17, which yields MRHGNGLRKLNRTSAHRKAMLQNMMNSLIEHEAIKTTVPKAKELRRVIEPMITLAKVDTVANRRLAFDRLRDRDSVTKLFNVLGPRNATRPGGYTRILKMGFRVGDNAPMAYVELVERAEEAVAAAE from the coding sequence ATGCGTCACGGCAACGGACTCCGCAAACTGAACCGCACTTCTGCTCACCGCAAGGCGATGCTGCAGAACATGATGAACTCGCTGATCGAGCACGAAGCCATCAAGACCACGGTCCCCAAGGCCAAGGAACTGCGTCGCGTGATCGAGCCCATGATCACTCTGGCCAAGGTTGATACCGTGGCTAACCGTCGTCTGGCTTTTGACCGTCTGCGCGACCGCGACAGCGTGACCAAGCTGTTCAACGTGCTGGGTCCCCGCAACGCAACGCGTCCCGGTGGCTACACACGTATCTTGAAGATGGGCTTCCGCGTGGGCGACAACGCTCCTATGGCCTATGTTGAGCTGGTTGAGCGCGCTGAAGAAGCCGTCGCAGCTGCTGAATAA
- a CDS encoding Hsp70 family protein yields MANALTVPGTLGIDFGTSNSAAAYRVMGETARLLPLESAATGMPTALFFNTEERSTHFGRDAMQQYLAGEEGRLMRSLKSLLGSSLLLEKTAVHEQLMSYQDVIAIFLKRVADQARVALNGALPERVVLGRPVHFVDAHPERDRQAQDALAAAARTAGLGEVSFQLEPIAAALDYEQRLSEEQLVLVVDIGGGTSDFTVVRLGPQQAKHEDRNQDILATTGVHIGGTDFDHRLNVAQVMPLLGYKHIGPSGREVPSGVFFDLSTWHLIQWLYTAKSLASARNLKTDYSDLQLHRRLMKVLDWREGHRLADAVEQAKIGASQSHAAAEIALGWLEDDLPAEISPEVLQEQLQALLKQVVECAQDCVRQAGVAAPDAIYLTGGSSALRTLRDALREAFPDVPQVEGDLFGGVATGLAYA; encoded by the coding sequence ATGGCAAATGCATTGACTGTTCCCGGCACGCTGGGTATCGACTTTGGCACCTCGAACTCGGCTGCGGCTTACCGTGTGATGGGCGAGACAGCCCGCCTGCTCCCTCTGGAATCGGCTGCGACCGGCATGCCAACGGCTTTGTTCTTCAACACCGAAGAGCGTAGCACGCACTTTGGCCGCGATGCCATGCAGCAATATCTGGCTGGCGAAGAAGGCCGTTTGATGCGTTCGCTCAAAAGCCTGCTGGGCAGCAGCCTGCTGCTGGAGAAGACGGCAGTACATGAGCAGCTGATGAGCTATCAGGATGTGATTGCCATCTTCCTCAAGCGTGTGGCCGATCAGGCGCGCGTGGCCCTGAATGGCGCACTGCCTGAGCGTGTGGTGCTGGGTCGCCCAGTGCATTTTGTCGACGCCCATCCAGAGCGTGACCGTCAGGCGCAAGATGCATTGGCTGCGGCTGCGCGTACAGCAGGCCTGGGGGAAGTGAGTTTTCAGTTGGAGCCGATTGCCGCAGCGCTGGACTATGAGCAGCGCCTGAGCGAAGAACAACTGGTGCTGGTGGTCGATATTGGCGGCGGCACCTCGGACTTCACCGTGGTGCGCCTTGGCCCGCAGCAGGCCAAGCATGAGGATCGCAATCAGGACATTCTGGCCACCACGGGTGTGCACATTGGCGGTACCGACTTTGACCACCGCCTGAATGTGGCACAGGTCATGCCGCTGCTGGGCTACAAGCACATTGGACCCAGCGGGCGTGAAGTACCAAGTGGTGTGTTTTTTGACCTCTCGACCTGGCACCTGATTCAGTGGCTGTACACGGCCAAGTCGCTGGCTTCGGCACGTAACCTCAAGACCGATTACAGCGATTTGCAACTGCACCGGCGCCTGATGAAGGTGCTGGATTGGCGCGAGGGCCATCGTCTGGCCGATGCCGTGGAGCAGGCCAAGATTGGCGCTTCACAAAGCCATGCTGCAGCTGAGATTGCGCTGGGCTGGCTGGAAGATGACTTGCCTGCAGAAATCTCGCCCGAGGTGTTGCAGGAGCAGTTGCAGGCCTTGCTGAAGCAGGTGGTGGAGTGCGCGCAGGATTGCGTGCGTCAAGCAGGTGTGGCCGCGCCCGATGCCATCTATCTGACGGGAGGGTCTTCGGCCCTGCGCACTTTGCGCGATGCGCTGCGCGAAGCATTTCCCGATGTTCCGCAGGTTGAAGGTGATTTGTTTGGCGGCGTCGCCACAGGGTTGGCCTACGCCTGA
- the rsmI gene encoding 16S rRNA (cytidine(1402)-2'-O)-methyltransferase — MTTSFASALTAAHEAAASQHYPQGALYVVATPIGNLADISLRALHVLQMVDCIACEDTRHTQGMLRSYGIDRPGSQLLAVHQHNEAEAAQQVISRLQQGQRVAYVSDAGTPGVSDPGARLCAALQIVGLRSIPLPGASSVTSAISVAGAVTPGQGESGFLFAGFLPTKNAERLSAVQKLADEPRCTVLLEAPHRIIDMAQALALLGDRPVTLAREITKQFEDIATMPARELVSWLQASPQRVKGEFAIVLHPVAVLQGEGLDSEAERVLKLLLAELPTKAAVKLATEITGASRNTLYDRALELKRAAEEE; from the coding sequence TTGACTACCTCTTTCGCCTCTGCACTGACTGCCGCACATGAAGCGGCCGCTTCCCAGCATTATCCGCAGGGAGCCCTGTATGTGGTGGCGACCCCCATCGGCAATCTGGCCGACATCAGCCTACGCGCTCTGCATGTGCTTCAAATGGTGGACTGCATTGCCTGTGAAGACACCCGCCACACACAAGGCATGCTGCGCAGCTATGGCATCGATCGCCCCGGAAGCCAGTTGCTGGCCGTGCACCAGCACAATGAGGCAGAGGCCGCACAGCAGGTCATCAGCCGCCTGCAGCAGGGCCAGCGCGTGGCTTATGTCAGTGATGCAGGCACACCCGGCGTCAGCGACCCCGGCGCACGCCTTTGCGCAGCGTTGCAGATTGTCGGCCTGCGCAGCATTCCATTGCCTGGTGCCAGCAGCGTGACGTCTGCCATCAGCGTGGCTGGCGCGGTGACGCCCGGGCAAGGCGAAAGCGGTTTTCTGTTTGCCGGTTTTCTGCCCACCAAGAATGCAGAGCGTCTGTCTGCTGTGCAAAAGCTGGCTGACGAGCCGCGCTGCACGGTGCTGCTGGAGGCTCCACACCGCATCATCGACATGGCACAGGCTCTGGCGCTGCTGGGCGATCGCCCGGTCACACTGGCGCGCGAGATCACCAAGCAGTTTGAAGACATTGCCACCATGCCAGCCCGCGAGCTGGTCAGCTGGCTGCAGGCGTCGCCTCAGCGCGTAAAAGGTGAATTCGCCATCGTGCTGCACCCTGTTGCCGTATTGCAGGGCGAGGGCCTGGATTCTGAAGCCGAGCGTGTGCTCAAGCTACTGCTGGCCGAGCTGCCCACCAAGGCTGCCGTCAAGCTGGCCACCGAAATCACCGGAGCCAGCCGCAACACGCTGTATGACCGCGCACTGGAACTCAAGCGCGCCGCCGAAGAAGAATAA